A genomic stretch from Xiphophorus maculatus strain JP 163 A chromosome 14, X_maculatus-5.0-male, whole genome shotgun sequence includes:
- the LOC102233887 gene encoding cytochrome b5 domain-containing protein 1, with translation MKKRPRFFTPAEVASHFTAGDLWVSFLGKVCDLTPLMKQHSGDVLLLPIMECAGKDISSWFDPKTRDILRFVDPVTCCERYYTPRGRFVHTPPSGPSSDWDTDLGQPWWKERRYEVGLLSAKTRWIRVVNTLTSQEQLLEVCSEETLEEILQRYLRHNAHANSYTWKYHGVVLDMQKTLSNNGVTDDDQELEQLRMDRDLFVPAILLYFNDDLTEG, from the exons ATGAAGAAGCGGCCCCGGTTCTTCACCCCCGCGGAGGTGGCCTCTCACTTCACGGCGGGCGACCTGTGGGTGTCCTTCCTGGGCAAAGTGTGCGACCTGACCCCGCTGATGAAGCAGCACTCAG GTGACGTGCTGCTGCTGCCCATCATGGAGTGTGCTGGGAAGGACATCAGCAGCTGGTTCGACCCAAAAACCAGAGAc ATCCTGAGGTTTGTGGACCCTGTGACGTGCTGCGAGCGGTACTACACCCCCAGGGGGCGCTTCGTGCACACGCCGCCCAGCGGGCCGAGCTCCGACTGGGACACGGACCTGGGCCAGCCCTGGTGGAAGGAACGCCGCTACGAGGTGGGGCTGCTGTCGGCCAAGACGCGCTGGATCCGCGTGGTCAACACGCTGACGTCAcaggagcagctgctggag GTGTGCTCGGAGGAGACCCTGGAGGAGATCCTGCAGCGCTACCTGCGCCACAACGCCCACGCCAACAGCTACACCTGGAAGTACCACGGAGTCGTCCTGGACATGCAGAAGACGCTGAGCAATAACGGCGTCACGGATGACGAccaggagctggagcagctcaggATGGACCGCGACCTCTTCGTCCCCGCTATCCTGCTCTACTTCAACGACGACCTCACCGAGGGATGA
- the LOC102223949 gene encoding procollagen-lysine,2-oxoglutarate 5-dioxygenase 3-like yields MASCRLLWLTAVCFLSSAWAEQRRLSAENLLVVTAATEKTDGFRRFVKTAAQFNYSLKVLGLGEEWKGGDVARTVGGGQKVRWLKEELLKHSEEQQLVVMFVDSYDVILAAGPDELLTRFSSLGHWVVFSAEGFCWPDQRLASKYPQVHSGKRYLNSGGFIGFSSDLAAIVQQWKFRDNDDDQLFYTRIYLDQKQRTRFNMTLDHRSRIFQNLNGAIDEVVLKFERSKVRVRNVAYDTLPVVIHGNGPTKLQLNYLGNYVPTAWTYEHGCGGCDDDLLLLGDQQDVDLPLVFLSVFIEHPTPFLDEFLQRLVTMNYPKTRIRLFIHNNVVYHEQHIQRFWERHRVLFPDAVLVGPEENLPEEKARTMAIEACQKNPGCDYFFSIDSDVALTNPDTLRILMEENKSVIAPMLSKHGKLWSNFWGALSPDGFYSRSEDYIEIVQGKRVGLWNVPYITQVYLVKGSVLRSKLSQVSLFVDEGMDPDMVFCRTIRDQGIFMFVSNRDEFGRLVASATFNTSRLHPDMWQIFDNPLDWREKYVHENYSKIFEEASGMVEQPCPDVYWFPAFSEKMCDHLVETMEDNGQWSGGSHKDERLAGGYENVPTVDIHMNQIGFEKEWLKFLKDYIAPVTEKLYPGYYPKAHSIMNFVVRYRPNEQPSLRPHHDSSTFTINIALNRKGVDYQGGGCRFLRYDCKVESPRKGWSFMHPGRLTHYHEGLPTTQGTRYIMVAFVDP; encoded by the exons ATGGCGTCCTGTCGGCTTCTCTGGCTCACTGCCGTCTGCTTCCTCAGCTCCGCGTGGGCCGAACAGCGGAGGCTCTCAGCAG AAAATCTGCTGGTCGTTACCGCGGCAACAGAGAAGACAGACGGCTTCAGGCGCTTCGTGAAGACGGCGGCTCAGTTCAACTACAGCCTGAAG GTGCTGGGCCTGGGGGAGGAGTGGAAGGGCGGAGACGTGGCCCGGACGGTGGGCGGAGGTCAGAAGGTCAGGTGGCTGaaggaggagctgctgaagcactcggaggagcagcagctggtgGTCATGTTCGTAGACAG CTACGATGTGATCCTGGCGGCCGGTCCAGATGAGCTGCTGACCCGGTTCTCCTCTCTGGGCCACTGGGTCGTTTTCTCTGCCGAGGGGTTCTGCTGGCCCGACCAGCGCCTGGCCTCCAAGTACCCCCAGGTGCATTCTGGGAAGCGCTACCTGAACTCTGGAG GATTCATCGGGTTCTCCTCGGACCTGGCCGCCATCGTCCAGCAGTGGAAGTTCAGGGACAACGACGACGACCAGCTGTTCTACACCCGGATCTACCTGGACCAGAAGCAGAGG ACCCGGTTCAACATGACTCTGGACCACCGATCCAGGATCTTCCAGAACCTCAACGGAGCCATCG ACGAGGTCGTCTTGAAGTttgagaggtcaaaggtcagagtgaGGAACGTGGCCTACGACACGCTTCCTGTGGTCATCCACGGCAACGGACCCACCAAG CTGCAGCTCAACTACCTGGGAAACTACGTCCCAACGGCCTGGACCTACGAACACGGCTGTGGAGGCTGCGACGACGACCTGCTGTTGCTAGGCGACCAACAG gaTGTAGACCTCCCTCTGGTCTTCCTGTCGGTCTTCATCGAACATCCGACTCCCTTCCTGGACGAGTTCCTGCAGCGTCTGGTCACCATGAACTACCCCAAGACTCGGATCCGCCTCTTCATCCACAACAAC GTGGTGTACCATGAGCAACACATCCAGCGGTTCTGGGAGCGCCACAGGGTTCTGTTCCCGGATGCGGTTCTGGTGGGACCTGAGGAGAACCTGCCGGAGGAGAAGGCCAGAACCATGGCGAT CGAGGCGTGCCAGAAGAACCCGGGCTGCGATTACTTCTTCAGCATCGACTCGGACGTGGCGCTGACCAACCCGGACACGCTGCGGATCCTCATGGAGGAGAACAA GTCCGTCATCGCCCCCATGCTGTCCAAACACGGCAAACTGTGGAGTAACTTCTGGGGCGCTCTGAGTCCGGACGGGTTCTACTCGCGCTCCGAGGATTACATCGAGATCGTCCAGGGCAAGAGGGT CGGGCTCTGGAACGTCCCCTACATCACCCAGGTCTACCTGGTGAAGGGCAGCGTCCTGCGGTCCAAACTCTCCCAGGTCAGCCTGTTTGTGGACGAAGGAATGGACCCGGACATGGTGTTCTGCAGAACCATCAGAGACCAG GGCATCTTCATGTTCGTCTCCAACCGAGACGAGTTCGGCCGGCTGGTGGCGTCCGCCACCTTCAACACCTCCAGACTCCATCCGGACATGTGGCAGATCTTCGACAACCCGCTG GACTGGAGGGAGAAGTACGTCCACGAGAACTACTCCAAGATCTTTGAGGAGGCCAGCGGCATGGTGGAGCAG CCCTGTCCAGATGTCTACTGGTTCCCGGCCTTCTCTGAAAAGATGTGTGACCATCTGGTGGAGACCATGGAGGACAACGGCCAGTGGTCCGGAGGGTCCCACAAG GACGAGCGTCTGGCCGGCGGCTATGAGAACGTCCCCACCGTGGACATCCACATGAACCAGATCGGCTTCGAGAAGGAATGGCTCAAGTTCCTCAAGGATTACATCGCCCCCGTCACCGAGAAGCTGTACCCTGGATACTACCCCAAG GCCCACTCCATCATGAACTTTGTGGTCCGGTACCGTCCAAACGAGCAGCCGTCTCTGCGGCCGCATCACGACTCGTCCACCTTCACCATCAACATCGCCCTGAACAGGAAGGGCGTCGACTACCAG GGTGGAGGCTGCAGGTTCCTGCGCTACGACTGTAAGGTGGAGTCTCCCAGGAAGGGCTGGTCCTTCATGCATCCCGGCCGCCTCACCCACTACCACGAGGGCCTGCCCACCACCCAGGGCACCCGCTACATCATGGTGGCCTTCGTCGACCCCTGA
- the znhit1 gene encoding zinc finger HIT domain-containing protein 1 has translation MVLEKKSSARVEAGQRRVLDEATRQRRLTRQLEALEKDNFQDDPLSSLPPPGPTARLPAFSETEEPEKKRRKTRGDHFKQRFRKNFTTLLEEENLSERAEPNYLSAAAPPSSLPPRLFCCVCGFPSHYTCTTCGGRYCSSRCLLTHRETRCLKWTL, from the exons ATGGTGCTGGAGAAGAAAAGCTCCG CCCGGGTCGAAGCGGGTCAGCGCAGGGTTCTGGATGAGGCGACCCGGCAGAGGAGGCTGACCCGGCAGCTGGAGGCTCTGGAGAAAGACAACTTCCAG GACGACCCTCTGTCCTCCCTGCCCCCCCCTGGTCCCACGGCCCGACTCCCAGCCTTCAGTGAGACGGAGGAGCCAG agaagaagaggaggaagacgaggggCGATCATTTCAAGCAGCGCTTCAGGAAGAACTTCACCACcctgctggaggaggag AACCTGTCGGAGAGGGCGGAGCCTAACTACCTGTCAGCTGCGGCCCCGCCCTCCTCTCTGCCGCCACGTCTCTTCTGCTGCGTCTGCGGCTTCCCGTCCCACTACACCTGCACCACCTGCGGGGGGCGCtactgcagcagcaggtgtCTGCTCACGCACAGGGAGACCAG GTGTCTGAAGTGGACGCTCTGA
- the LOC111611097 gene encoding pectinesterase inhibitor 10-like, which translates to MRSVGGPSSPVSSSSEEAPPPLFSITSRRLQDEFLKERLRRLESRSDASSTLSSSPSSGSPASPAASPLRSPSPQAPPPPSPCSPGTPPPR; encoded by the exons ATGAGGTCTGTGGGAGGCCCTTCCTCGCCcgtctcctcttcctcagaggAAGCTCCGCCCCCGCTCTTCTCCATCACCAGCCGGCGGCTCCAGGACGAGTTTCTGAAAG AGCGCCTGAGGAGGCTGGAGTCCCGGAGCGACGCCTCCTCCACGCTaagctcctccccctcctccggAAGCCCCGCCTCCCCGGCTGCCTCCCCACTACGCTCCCCCTCCCcgcaggctccgccccctcccTCCCCCTGCTCCCCCGGAA CCCCGCCTCCCCGCTGA
- the LOC102224459 gene encoding serrate RNA effector molecule homolog, producing the protein MGDSDDELDRRRRDKFRRERSDMERSREREERRRDDWADREWERGRERRRDYDRGRRDRFSPPRHISPQHKRLRRDWDDHRGEPYRYEPPYGGGGVPFPGAGPQTWHHDFPHLHPHPGGLPLQGRLGLLDPDLPPPGPPSMRSFKEFLLNMEDSVDETEAVKRYNQYKLDFRRQQLQDFFIQHKEHEWFRSKYHPDDITAKRAESLGALQTRLAVFLFLLDNRWLDGVSLDMQHEAAIIKLLDAAVIKMEGGTDFDLQVLEAPAGGGGDAAEKSQAAPKEGSSGAQSGSEAAGGQRDGSDGAEGTKEPDKNHEDPGGLKEEREEEEEKTMKKGRKRKRSLSADSGEGSGSDSDSSHSDKEEEEEEEERHQEREEAPPTPRPLHLTTSLFIRSIAPEVAKDEVTALCRRYPGFLRVALSDPQPERRFFRRCWVTFDRSVNIKETCWNLQNVRLRDCELAPVVNRDLSRRVRTVNGLTHHRPVARNDVRLAARLVHSLDQRGALWTTQAETNPVLQNITDYLIEEVSAEEEELIGAAGAGADDDPKAADVPVETDQNLLQVLDRLLLYLRLVHSVDYYNFCEYPAEDEMPHRCGLIHVRGPLPVARITPAEVTEHLRMCEERLAPLFSPTETLSEEEAVRLGKKDPEQEVETFLASNTQELSKDKWLCPLSGKKFKAPEFVRKHILNKHGEKVTAVRQEVEFFNNFLLDAKRPALPEHKPLPPPAQAGPPGMAAFPGQSPQQQSLLGYPPGVRPPLPGFPGVGPHLAPGQFGPGRGHYDNFRGGGGGGAFPGKQRSSRGLRGDPRSIIEYRDLDAPDDLDFF; encoded by the exons ATGGGCGACAGCGATGACGAGTTGGACCGTCGGAGACGGGACAAGTTCAGGCGGGAACGCAGCGACATGGAGCGGTccagagagagggaggagcGCCGCAGGGACGACTGGGCCGACAG GGAGTGGGAGCGCGGCAGGGAGAGGAGGCGGGACTACGACCGCGGCCGCAGGGACCGCTTCTCCCCGCCGCGACACATCAGCCCGCAGCACAAACGGCTGAGGAGAGACTG GGACGACCACCGGGGGGAGCCGTACCGCTACGAGCCGCCCTACGGAGGAGGCGGGGTTCCGTTTCCGGGGGCGGGGCCTCAGACCTGGCACCATGACTTCCCCCACCTGCACCCCCACCCTGGAGGGCTCCCCCTGCAGGGCAG GTTGGGGCTGCTGGACCCGGACCTGCCGCCTCCAGGACCGCCCAGCATGAGGAGCTTCAAG GAGTTCCTGCTGAACATGGAGGACAGCGTGGACGAGACGGAGGCGGTGAAGCGCTACAATCAGTACAAACTGGACTTCCGGcgccagcagctgcaggacttCTTCATCCAGCACAAAGAGCACGAGTGGTTCCGGTCCAAGTACCAccctgatgacatcacagccaAGAGGGCGGAGTCTCTGGGCGCCCTGCAGACCCGGCTGGCCGTCTTCCTGTTCCTGCTGGACAACCGCTGGCTGGACGGCGTCTCTCTGGACATGCAGCACGAGGCGGCCATCATCAAGCTGCTGGACGCAG CTGTGATCAAGATGGAGGGAGGGACGGACTTTGACCTGCAGGTCCTGGAggctccagcagggggcggcgGAGACGCAGCAGAGAAGAGCCAGGCGGCTCCAAAGGAGGGAAGCAGTGGCGCTCAGAGCGGATCGGAGGCGGCCGGCGGTCAGAGGGACGGGTCAGACGGCGCTGAGGGAACCAAGGAACCCGACaag AACCACGAGGATCCCGGCGGCCtgaaggaggagagagaggaagaggaggagaagacgATGAAGAAG GGCAGGAAGAGGAAGCGCAGCCTGTCGGCGGACAGCGGCGAGGGCAGCGGCTCCGACTCCGACTCCTCCCACTCTGacaaggaggaagaggaggaggaagagg AGCGCCATCAGGAGAGAGAGGAGGCTCCGCCCACGCCCCGCCCCCTGCACCTGACCACCTCCCTGTTCATCAGGAGCATCGCTCCAGAGGTCGCCAAGGACGAGGTCACCGCC ctGTGTCGCAGGTACCCCGGCTTCCTGCGGGTGGCGCTGTCGGACCCTCAGCCAGAGCGGAG GTTCTTCCGGCGGTGCTGGGTGACCTTTGACCGCAGCGTCAACATCAAGGAGACCTGCTGGAACCTGCAGAACGTCAGG CTCAGGGACTGTGAGCTGGCGCCGGTGGTGAACCGGGACCTGAGCCGGCGGGTCCGGACCGTCAACGGCCTGACGCACCACCGGCCCGTGGCGAGGAACGACGTCCGGCTGGCGGCGCGGCTCGTCCACAGCCTGGACCAGCGGGGGGCGCTGTGGACCACACAG GCGGAGACCAACCCGGTTCTGCAGAACATCACCGACTATCTGATCGAGGAGGTCAGCgccgaggaggaggagcttaTCGGGGCCGCGGGGGCCGGCGCCGACGACGACCCCAAGGCCGCCGACGTTCCCGTGGAAACGgaccagaacctgctgcag GTTCTGGACCGGTTGCTGCTCTACCTGCGTCTCGTTCACTCTGTGGATTACTATAACTTCTGCGAGTATCCTGCTGAGGACGAGATGCCGCACCGCTGCGGCCTCATCCACGTCCGGGGCCCGCTGCCGGTGGCCCGCATCACTCCAGCAGAGG TGACTGAACACCTGAGGATGTGTGAGGAGCGTCTGGCTCCTCTGTTCTCACCGACGGAGACGCTGAGCGAAGAGGAAGCAGTTCGGCTCGGAAAGAAAGACCCGGAACAGGAG GTGGAGACGTTCCTGGCGTCCAACACCCAGGAGCTCAGTAAGGACAAGTGGCTCTGTCCTCTGAGTGGGAAGAAGTTCAAG gcCCCAGAGTTCGTCCGTAAACACATCCTGAACAAACATGGCGAGAAGGTGACCGccgtcagacaggaagtggagttCTTCAACAACTTCCTGTTGGACGCCAAGAGACCCGCCCTCCCTGAGCACAAGCCCCTCCCACCGCCTGCTCAAG CCGGTCCTCCAGGCATGGCGGCGTTTCCTGGTCAGTCTCCGCAGCAGCAAAGCCTTCTGGGATACCCTCCAGGCGTCAGGCCGCCGCTGCCCGGATTCCCAG GTGTGGGACCCCACCTGGCGCCGGGCCAGTTCGGGCCGGGCCGCGGTCACTATGACAActtcagaggaggaggaggaggaggagcgttTCCAGGGAAACAAAGGAGCAGCAG GGGCCTGAGGGGCGACCCGCGGTCCATCATCGAGTACCGAGACCTGGACGCTCCGGACGACCTGGACTTCTTCTAG
- the LOC111610934 gene encoding gastrula zinc finger protein XlCGF49.1-like, whose product MDPPNRNRSTRTRWVSSSGPTDPKKPENQEGKRHCCPHCGKVFSRACGLWRHQKIHRGEKPYGCGECGKTFGQAAHLKRHQNIHSAEQSFLCPQCGNTFTQKETLKLHLERVHGRLQPYGCQDCGKRFSKRSNLKVHQLLHSGEKPHACEACGKRFRDRSHLRNHRVTHSGEKPFWCEECGKTFTRPGSLRKHQRSHTRDRPYCCDMFCR is encoded by the exons ATGGACCCGCCGAACCGGAACCGCTCCACCAGAACCAGATGGGTCTCCTCCTCTGGTCCCACCGACccaaag AAACCTGAGAACCAGGAGGGGAAACGCCACTGCTGTCCCCACTGTGGGAAGGTCTTCAGCAGAGCCTGTGGCCTGTGGAGACACCAGAAGATCCACAGAGGAGAGAAGCCGTATGGCTGTGGTGAGTGTGGGAAGACGTTCGGCCAGGCGGCCCACCTGAAGCGGCACCAGAACATCCACAGCGCGGAGCAGAGCTTCCTCTGCCCGCAGTGTGGGAACACCTTCACCCAGAAGGAAACCCTGAAGCTGCACCTGGAGCGTGTCCACGGCCGCCTGCAGCCCTACGGCTGTCAGGACTGCGGGAAACGCTTCTCCAAGCGCAGCAACCTCAAGGTCCACCAGCTGCTGCACAGCGGAGAAAAGCCACACGCATGTGAGGCCTGTGGGAAGAGGTTCAGGGACCGCAGCCACCTGAGGAACCACCGGGTCACCCACAGCGGGGAGAAACCCTTCTGGTGCGAGGAGTGTGGGAAGACGTTCACCCGGCCCGGTTCCCTGAGGAAACACCAGAGGAGCCACACCAGGGACAGACCGTACTGCTGCGACATGTTCTGCAGATGA